The following nucleotide sequence is from Blastocatellia bacterium.
TCAATGACTTTGCCCTTGGGCGTGAAGGCGAACACCTCTTTGGGATAAAGGTCGAGCTTCAAACTATCGAGGAATTCACCGGGGTCCTTGACATCTTGCTGCCACTCGACCAACTGGCGGAGCCACTTGTAAGTCGCGTCGTCCTGATGATAGCCACGCTTGCCTTCTTTATACTTCCAATGCGCCGCGATACCCTCTTCAGCGATCTGGTGCATCTCCTCCGTGCGAATTTGCACCTCGAATGCCTGCCCTCCTTCAGCAATCACCGAGGTATGAATGGACTGATACATGTTCTCTCGCGGCGTGGCGACCCAATCCTTGAAGCGCCCCGGAACCGGCGTCCAGTGTGTATGAATCACACCCAACGCAGCATAGCAATCGCGCACAGTGGAGGTAATAATCCGGATGGCAATCAGATCATAGATCTGTTCGAGCGTGATTTTCTGGCGCTTCATCTTCAGGTAGATGCTATACAACCGTTTGACTCGGCCTTGCACATCCACGTAGGGAACACTATTTTCCGTCAGTTGAGTGGATATCTTCTTCTTGATTGTGTCTAACGCTGACTCCAGCCCTTGACGGCGCTTGCTCAGTGCATCACGAATACGCTGATAATCTTCGGGGTGAAGATACCTGAACGCGAGGTCCTCCAACTCCCCTCGAATGCGCCCCATGCCCAGCCGGTGAGCGATGGGCGCATATACTTCCAGCGTCTCTTGAGCGATCCGAACCTGCTTTTCCCGTGACAAATGCGTCAGCGTCCGCATGTTGTTGAGCCGGTCAGCCAGCTTGACCAGAATGATGCGGATGTCATCGGTCATGGCCAGTAGCATCTTGCGCATGCTCTCAGCCTGCCGCTGCTGTTTGGTTTCGTAATTCAGTTGACCGAGCTTTGTCAGTCCGTCCACCAAATGCGCAATATCCGGGCCAAAATAGCGCTCAATCTCCTCCACCGTCGTGTTCGTATCTTCGACCACATCATGCAGCAGGCCGGTTGCCACACAGACGACGTCCAGTTTCATCTCGGCCAACATATAGGCCACTTCAAGTGGATGAACCAGGTAAGGTTCGCCGGATTTGCGGGTCTGTCCTCGAT
It contains:
- a CDS encoding bifunctional (p)ppGpp synthetase/guanosine-3',5'-bis(diphosphate) 3'-pyrophosphohydrolase; this translates as MIRFDDIVEKVRQYHPSADEELLRRAYLFSAIRHRGQTRKSGEPYLVHPLEVAYMLAEMKLDVVCVATGLLHDVVEDTNTTVEEIERYFGPDIAHLVDGLTKLGQLNYETKQQRQAESMRKMLLAMTDDIRIILVKLADRLNNMRTLTHLSREKQVRIAQETLEVYAPIAHRLGMGRIRGELEDLAFRYLHPEDYQRIRDALSKRRQGLESALDTIKKKISTQLTENSVPYVDVQGRVKRLYSIYLKMKRQKITLEQIYDLIAIRIITSTVRDCYAALGVIHTHWTPVPGRFKDWVATPRENMYQSIHTSVIAEGGQAFEVQIRTEEMHQIAEEGIAAHWKYKEGKRGYHQDDATYKWLRQLVEWQQDVKDPGEFLDSLKLDLYPKEVFAFTPKGKVIELPRGATPVDFAYAIHSEVGHTCTGAKVNGRLVPLRYQIRNGDVVEIITTPGHTPSRDWLKFVTTNRAANRIRKWLREQERVEAIELGKKIVEKEASRYKLSLKKILLANELLQKIASEHGYGRVDDLFASVGYGKTPARTIITRFVPSEMAPLAEEKAASKLDQVAQVVKKALRLGDEPIRVKGADDLMVYRAQCCNPIRGEPVIGYITRGKGVAVHARRCTNVPSLTVDRERIIDVDWIKGENGLAYPVSLKILIDDRQGALADVTQAIAAIKTNIRDAHAGVNSDGRGELRFTVEITDLKHLQRVIKAIQAIAGVIDVERID